The DNA sequence GAGCTCCTCGGCGTGCTTGAGGATGTCGGCCGCGAGGCGCACCTCGGGCACGTACTCCTCGCTGAGCTTTTCCGCTTCCTTAGAGACGCCCAGCATTTTGTATGCGACCACGCCGCCGGAGACGGCGGTGATGACGAGCGTCGCAGCAAAGGCGGCGATCAGCTTCTGACCGAGGGACAAGTTTGACATCAGCTAGAGCGATTCGAGAAGGACGAGGTGCGACAAAACGTGGGCCCCACTTCCTACATCGGCCAAACACGTCCCGGCCTTGGGCGACAGCAGCAACTTCTCGCCGCGCGGTTCTACACTGCCGCCCCGCAACCACACCTTCACCACGAACGACCCACCCGCCATGAGCCTCGCCATCGAACACGTCCAGGCCCGCCAGATCTTCGACTCCCGCGGCAATCCCACCGTCGAGGTCGACGTCCTCCTCGAAGACGGCAGTCTCGGCCAGGCCGCAGTCCCATCGGGTGCCAGCACCGGCGAAAATGAGGCCGTCGAACTCCGCGACGGCGGCGACTCGCTGATGGGCAAGGGCGTCACCAAGGCCGTCGCCAACGTCAACGACATCATCCGGCCAGAACTCCTCGGCTTCGACGCCCGCGAGCAGGAAGCGATCGACGCCCTGCTGATCGATCTCGACGGGACCGATAACAAGTCGAAGCTCGGTGCCAATGCCACGCTCGGCGTCTCCATGGCCGTCGCTAAGGCCGCCGCGGACGGTTGCGGCCTGCCGCTGTGGCGCTACCTCGGAGGACCGGCTGCCAAGACGCTGCCCGTCCCGATGCTCAACATCCTCAACGGCGGCAAGCACGCGGACAACACCGTCGACTTCCAGGAGTTCATGATCCAGCCGTGGGGCTTTGAGCGCTTC is a window from the Planctomycetota bacterium genome containing:
- a CDS encoding phosphopyruvate hydratase, yielding MSLAIEHVQARQIFDSRGNPTVEVDVLLEDGSLGQAAVPSGASTGENEAVELRDGGDSLMGKGVTKAVANVNDIIRPELLGFDAREQEAIDALLIDLDGTDNKSKLGANATLGVSMAVAKAAADGCGLPLWRYLGGPAAKTLPVPMLNILNGGKHADNTVDFQEFMIQPWGFERFEDAMRAGVEIYHHLKSVLKKRGMSTAVGDEGGFAPNLENNEDAIKVIEEATDKAGYKWGEQIFVALDPATSELWNEAEKDGKEGYKFFSSTQEIISSDDMANLWAEWSKKYPIKSIE